The following are encoded in a window of Rosa chinensis cultivar Old Blush chromosome 4, RchiOBHm-V2, whole genome shotgun sequence genomic DNA:
- the LOC112200765 gene encoding DNA mismatch repair protein MSH1, mitochondrial isoform X1, whose product MYWLATRNGVVCRPLALLLRSPPRKCSSVSPSPMLVGQFRRIHCFKDPKVLGGSRKTTKKLNALNDFIDERAVSNILWWKERMQLCRKPSTVQLVKRLDYSNLLGLDVNLKNGSLKEGTLNSEILQFKSKFPREVLLCRVGDFYEALGIDACVLVEYAGLNPFGGLRSDSIPRAGCPVVNLRQTLDDLTRNGFSVCIVEEVQGPTQARSRKGRFISGHAHPGSPYVFGLVGVDHDLDFPEPMPVVGISRSARGYCINFVLETMKTYSSEDGLTEEALVAKLRTCRYHHLFLHTSLRNNFSGTCRWGEFGEGGLLWGECSGRHFEWFEGNPVSELLSKVKDLYGLDDEVTFRNVTVSSENRPQPLSLGTATQIGAIPTEGIPCLLKVLLPSNCSGLPVLYVRDLLLNPPPYDISSTIQATCRLMSSITCSIPEFTCVSPAKLVKLLELREANHIEFCRIKNVLDEILHMHKHPELGKILKLLMDPTWVATGLKIDFETLVNECECASDRIGEMISLDGEHDQNLSSFPVVPSDFFEDMECSWKGRIKRIHIEEAFAEVEKAAEALSLAVTEDFMPIVSRIKATTAPLGGPKGEILYAREHEAVWFKGKRFAPAVWAGTPGEEQIKQLKPALDSKGRKVGEEWFTTMKVEDALTRYHEAGAKAKTRVLELLRELSSDLQAKINVLVFASMLLVIAKALFAHVSEGRRRKWVFPALGESSWSKNVKPLTGENRMEIVGLSPYWLDVAEGSAVNNTVDMQSLFLLTGPNGGGKSSLLRSICAAALLGVCGFMVPAESASIPHFDSIMLHMKSYDSPADGKSSFQVEMAEIRSIVSGATKRSLVLVDEICRGTETAKGTCIAGSIVETLDAIGCLGIISTHLHGIFSLPLNTKNTVHKAMGTVYVDRQPKPTWKLMDGICRESLAFETAKKEGIPETIIERAEGLYHSVYAKEVIRGKIDPKLEEFCSTGFNNFDRSHPQSSSARVEAVDGTGSVNNMEVLQKEVESAITLICQKKLIELDNKKTSELTDIQCVPIHVREQPPPSTVGASCVYVIFRPDRKLYVGQTDDLEGRVRTHRSKEGMQKANFLYFTVPGKSLACQLETLLINQLPNQGFHLSNVADGKHRNFGTSNISLEGVTVCP is encoded by the exons ATGTATTGGCTGGCCACTCGAAACGGCGTCGTCTGCCGTCCTCTGGCTCTTCTTCTCCGCTCCCCTCCTCGTAAATGCAGCTCCGTCAGCCCCTCTCCGATGCTCGT TGGACAGTTTCGGAGGATTCATTGTTTCAAAGACCCAAAGGTTTTAGGAGGAAGCAGAAAAACTACCAAGAAACTTAATGCCTTGAATGATTTCATTGATGAGAGAGCTGTCTCTAACATATTGTGGTGGAAGGAG AGGATGCAGTTGTGCAGGAAGCCTTCAACTGTCCAGCTGGTGAAAAGGCTTGATTATTCTAATTTGCTAGGCTTGGATGTCAACTTAAAAAATGGGAG TCTGAAAGAGGGAACACTCAATTCAGAGATCTTGCAGTTCAAGTCAAAATTTCCACGTGAAGTTTTGCTCTGCAGA GTTGGTGACTTTTATGAAGCCTTAGGAATAGATGCTTGTGTATTGGTTGAATATGCAGGTTTGAATCCTTTTGGGGGTCTGCGTTCAGATAGTATCCCAAGAGCTGGTTGCCCAGTTGTG AATCTTCGACAAACTTTGGATGATCTGACACGGAATGGGTTTTCAGTG TGCATAGTGGAAGAAGTTCAGGGTCCAACACAAGCGCGTTCCCGTAAAGGTCGTTTTATATCTGG GCATGCACATCCCGGTAGTCCTTACGTTTTTGGTCTTGTTGGGGTCGATCACGATCTTGACTTTCCAGAACCAATGCCTGTAGTTG GAATATCTCGTTCTGCTAGAGGTTATTGCATCAACTTTGTATTGGAAACCATGAAAACTTATTCATCAGAGGATGGTTTGACTGAAGAAGCCTTGGTTGCTAAGCTCCGTACTTGTCGGTACCATCATTTGTTCCTGCATACATCATTGAGGAACAATTTCTCAG GCACTTGTCGTTGGGGTGAATTTGGTGAGGGAGGCCTTCTATGGGGAGAATGTAGCGGTAGGCATTTTGAATGGTTTGAAGGCAATCCTGTGTCTGAGCTTTTGTCTAAG GTTAAAGATTTATATGGTCTTGATGATGAAGTTACATTTAGGAATGTCACTGTGTCTTCAGAAAACAGACCCCAGCCTCTATCCCTAGGAACAGCGACTCAAATTG GTGCCATACCAACTGAGGGAATACCTTGTTTGTTGAAGGTGTTGCTTCCTTCAAACTGCTCAGGCCTACCTGTACT GTATGTTAGAGATCTTCTTCTTAATCCTCCTCCTTATGATATATCTTCCACAATTCAAG CAACATGCAGACTTATGAGCAGCATTACTTGCTCGATTCCTGAGTTTACTTGTGTTTCACCTGCAAAG CTGGTGAAACTTCTGGAACTCAGGGAGGCCAATCATATTGAGTTTTGCAGAATTAAAAATGTTCTCGATGAAATACTGCACATGCATAAACATCCTGAGCTGGGTAAGATTCTGAAGTTGTTGATGGATCCTACATGGGTGGCGACTGGGTTGAAAATTGACTTCGAGACATTA GTTAATGAATGTGAATGCGCTTCTGATAGAATTGGTGAAATGATCTCCCTAGATGGTGAACATGATCAAAACCTTAGTTCCTTTCCTGTTGTTCCTAGTGATTTTTTTGAGGATATGGAGTGTTCTTGGAAAGGTCGTATAAAGAGAATCCATATAGAGGAGGCCTTTGCAGAAGTGGAAAAGGCTGCTGAGGCGTTATCCTTAGCA GTCACTGAAGATTTCATGCCCATCGTATCTAGAATAAAGGCTACCACAGCTCCACTTGGAGGCCCGAAGGGAGAAATATTATATGCGCGGGAGCATGAAGCTGTTTGGTTTAAAGGAAAACGATTTGCTCCGGCTGTTTGGGCTGGCACCCCTGGGGAAGAACAAATTAAACAGCTTAAACCTGCTTTAGATTCAAAAGGTAGAAAGGTCGGAGAAGAGTGGTTTACGACAATGAAAGTGGAGGATGCTTTAACAAG GTACCATGAAGCAGGTGCGAAAGCAAAAACAAGGGTTTTGGAGTTGTTGAGAGAACTTTCTTCTGACTTACAAGCAAAGATCAATGTCCTTGTCTTTGCCTCAATGCTTCTAGTTATTGCAAAGGCATTATTTGCTCATGTGAG tgaagggagaagaaggaaatGGGTTTTTCCTGCCCTTGGAGAGTCCAGTTGGTCTAAG AATGTGAAACCATTGACGGGAGAAAATAGAATGGAGATAGTTGGTCTATCACCATACTGGTTGGACGTAGCAGAAGGCAGTGCTGTAAATAACACTGTGGATATGCAATCGTTGTTCCTTTTAACTGGACCCAATGGTGGTGGTAAATCAAGTCTGCTACGATCAATTTGTGCCGCTGCATTACTTGGAGTTTGTGGGTTTATGGTGCCTGCAGAGTCTGCCTCGATTCCTCATTTTGACTCTATTATGCTTCACATGAAATCTTATGACAGCCCCGCTGATGGGAAAAGTTCCTTTCAG GTGGAAATGGCAGAAATTCGGTCTATTGTTTCTGGAGCCACTAAAAGAAGCCTTGTTCTTGTAGATGAAATTTGTCGAGGAACAGAAACAGCTAAGGGAACATGTATTGCTGGTAGTATTGTTGAAACTCTTGATGCAATAGGATGTCTTGGTATCATATCTACTCACTTGCATGGGATATTTAGCTTGCCTCTTAATACAAAGAATACGGTGCATAAAGCAATGGGAACTGTATATGTTGACAGACAACCAAAACCAACCTGGAAATTGATGGACGGCATATGTAGAGAAAGCCTTGCATTTGAAACGGCTAAGAAGGAAGGAATTCCTGAAACAATAATTGAAAGAGCTGAAGGCCTGTACCATTCAGTTTATGCAAAGGAGGTGATTCGAGGAAAGATTGACCCAAAACTAGAAGAGTTCTGTTCCACAGGTTTTAATAATTTTGATAGGTCTCATCCTCAATCAAGTAGTGCTAGAGTTGAAGCTGTCGATGGGACAGGATCAGTGAACAATATGGAAGTCTTACAGAAGGAGGTTGAGAGTGCAATCACCTTGATTTGCCAAAAGAAGCTGATTGAGCTCGACAATAAGAAAACATCAGAACTTACTGATATACAGTGTGTTCCAATTCATGTCAGGGAACAGCCACCTCCATCAACCGTAGGTGCTTCATGTGTATATGTGATTTTCAGACCCGATAGGAAACTGTATGTTGGACAG ACGGATGATTTGGAGGGTCGGGTGCGCACACATCGTTCAAAGGAAGGAATGCAAAAGGcaaattttctttatttcacTGTCCCGGGGAAGAGCTTGGCTTGCCAATTAGAGACTCTTCTCATCAACCAGCTCCCTAATCAAGGCTTCCATCTCAGTAATGTGGCTGATGGTAAACATAGGAATTTTGGCACCTCCAACATTTCCTTGGAAGGTGTGACGGTTTGTCCATAA
- the LOC112200766 gene encoding uncharacterized protein LOC112200766, which translates to MLGGGKSAPPGRKIMVVADPTQESAGALQYALSKAVFDNDELILFHVENPNWWRNTLTMFLKKPGLMNSGPASTSAGASATTSVEESFRRGDMEFLEEMKNACKICKPKIHVRIEKKAVVEGKDKATIILDQSKVLGIDILIIGQRKSLSTVLLGYRLHGASSRGIKPIDTAEYLIDNSNCTCVGVQKKGQNGGYLLNTKTHKNFWLLA; encoded by the exons ATGCTAGGTGGTGGAAAAAGTGCACCGCCAGGACGGAAAATAATGGTGGTGGCAGATCCAACCCAAGAGTCAGCAGGTGCACTCCAATATGCTCTTTCTAAAGCAGTTTTTGACAATGACGAATTGATCCTTTTCCATGTCGAAAACCCTAATTGGTGGCGAAACACGCTCACCATGTTCCTTAAGAAACCTGGCCTCATGAATTCAGGCCCTGCCAGCACCAGTGCCGGTGCCAGTGCCACCACATCCGTAGAAGAAAGCTTTAGAAGAGGGGACATGGAATTTcttgaagaaatgaaaaatgcatgcaagATTTGCAAGCCAAAAATCCACGTTCGGATTGAGAAGAAGGCGGTGGTGGAAGGCAAAGACAAAGCAACCATTATTCTAGATCAAAGCAAGGTTCTTGGGATCGATATTCTGATTATAGGACAACGAAAGAGCCTTTCTACAGTACTTTTAGG ATATAGGCTGCATGGAGCATCGTCACGAGGGATAAAGCCAATAGACACAGCAGAGTATTTGATTGATAACAGCAACTGCACTTGTGTTGGAGTACAGAAGAAGGGACAAAATGGAGGTTACCTTCTCAACACAAAAACCCACAAAAACTTCTGGCTTCTGGCATAG
- the LOC112200765 gene encoding DNA mismatch repair protein MSH1, mitochondrial isoform X2: MPVVGISRSARGYCINFVLETMKTYSSEDGLTEEALVAKLRTCRYHHLFLHTSLRNNFSGTCRWGEFGEGGLLWGECSGRHFEWFEGNPVSELLSKVKDLYGLDDEVTFRNVTVSSENRPQPLSLGTATQIGAIPTEGIPCLLKVLLPSNCSGLPVLYVRDLLLNPPPYDISSTIQATCRLMSSITCSIPEFTCVSPAKLVKLLELREANHIEFCRIKNVLDEILHMHKHPELGKILKLLMDPTWVATGLKIDFETLVNECECASDRIGEMISLDGEHDQNLSSFPVVPSDFFEDMECSWKGRIKRIHIEEAFAEVEKAAEALSLAVTEDFMPIVSRIKATTAPLGGPKGEILYAREHEAVWFKGKRFAPAVWAGTPGEEQIKQLKPALDSKGRKVGEEWFTTMKVEDALTRYHEAGAKAKTRVLELLRELSSDLQAKINVLVFASMLLVIAKALFAHVSEGRRRKWVFPALGESSWSKNVKPLTGENRMEIVGLSPYWLDVAEGSAVNNTVDMQSLFLLTGPNGGGKSSLLRSICAAALLGVCGFMVPAESASIPHFDSIMLHMKSYDSPADGKSSFQVEMAEIRSIVSGATKRSLVLVDEICRGTETAKGTCIAGSIVETLDAIGCLGIISTHLHGIFSLPLNTKNTVHKAMGTVYVDRQPKPTWKLMDGICRESLAFETAKKEGIPETIIERAEGLYHSVYAKEVIRGKIDPKLEEFCSTGFNNFDRSHPQSSSARVEAVDGTGSVNNMEVLQKEVESAITLICQKKLIELDNKKTSELTDIQCVPIHVREQPPPSTVGASCVYVIFRPDRKLYVGQTDDLEGRVRTHRSKEGMQKANFLYFTVPGKSLACQLETLLINQLPNQGFHLSNVADGKHRNFGTSNISLEGVTVCP; the protein is encoded by the exons ATGCCTGTAGTTG GAATATCTCGTTCTGCTAGAGGTTATTGCATCAACTTTGTATTGGAAACCATGAAAACTTATTCATCAGAGGATGGTTTGACTGAAGAAGCCTTGGTTGCTAAGCTCCGTACTTGTCGGTACCATCATTTGTTCCTGCATACATCATTGAGGAACAATTTCTCAG GCACTTGTCGTTGGGGTGAATTTGGTGAGGGAGGCCTTCTATGGGGAGAATGTAGCGGTAGGCATTTTGAATGGTTTGAAGGCAATCCTGTGTCTGAGCTTTTGTCTAAG GTTAAAGATTTATATGGTCTTGATGATGAAGTTACATTTAGGAATGTCACTGTGTCTTCAGAAAACAGACCCCAGCCTCTATCCCTAGGAACAGCGACTCAAATTG GTGCCATACCAACTGAGGGAATACCTTGTTTGTTGAAGGTGTTGCTTCCTTCAAACTGCTCAGGCCTACCTGTACT GTATGTTAGAGATCTTCTTCTTAATCCTCCTCCTTATGATATATCTTCCACAATTCAAG CAACATGCAGACTTATGAGCAGCATTACTTGCTCGATTCCTGAGTTTACTTGTGTTTCACCTGCAAAG CTGGTGAAACTTCTGGAACTCAGGGAGGCCAATCATATTGAGTTTTGCAGAATTAAAAATGTTCTCGATGAAATACTGCACATGCATAAACATCCTGAGCTGGGTAAGATTCTGAAGTTGTTGATGGATCCTACATGGGTGGCGACTGGGTTGAAAATTGACTTCGAGACATTA GTTAATGAATGTGAATGCGCTTCTGATAGAATTGGTGAAATGATCTCCCTAGATGGTGAACATGATCAAAACCTTAGTTCCTTTCCTGTTGTTCCTAGTGATTTTTTTGAGGATATGGAGTGTTCTTGGAAAGGTCGTATAAAGAGAATCCATATAGAGGAGGCCTTTGCAGAAGTGGAAAAGGCTGCTGAGGCGTTATCCTTAGCA GTCACTGAAGATTTCATGCCCATCGTATCTAGAATAAAGGCTACCACAGCTCCACTTGGAGGCCCGAAGGGAGAAATATTATATGCGCGGGAGCATGAAGCTGTTTGGTTTAAAGGAAAACGATTTGCTCCGGCTGTTTGGGCTGGCACCCCTGGGGAAGAACAAATTAAACAGCTTAAACCTGCTTTAGATTCAAAAGGTAGAAAGGTCGGAGAAGAGTGGTTTACGACAATGAAAGTGGAGGATGCTTTAACAAG GTACCATGAAGCAGGTGCGAAAGCAAAAACAAGGGTTTTGGAGTTGTTGAGAGAACTTTCTTCTGACTTACAAGCAAAGATCAATGTCCTTGTCTTTGCCTCAATGCTTCTAGTTATTGCAAAGGCATTATTTGCTCATGTGAG tgaagggagaagaaggaaatGGGTTTTTCCTGCCCTTGGAGAGTCCAGTTGGTCTAAG AATGTGAAACCATTGACGGGAGAAAATAGAATGGAGATAGTTGGTCTATCACCATACTGGTTGGACGTAGCAGAAGGCAGTGCTGTAAATAACACTGTGGATATGCAATCGTTGTTCCTTTTAACTGGACCCAATGGTGGTGGTAAATCAAGTCTGCTACGATCAATTTGTGCCGCTGCATTACTTGGAGTTTGTGGGTTTATGGTGCCTGCAGAGTCTGCCTCGATTCCTCATTTTGACTCTATTATGCTTCACATGAAATCTTATGACAGCCCCGCTGATGGGAAAAGTTCCTTTCAG GTGGAAATGGCAGAAATTCGGTCTATTGTTTCTGGAGCCACTAAAAGAAGCCTTGTTCTTGTAGATGAAATTTGTCGAGGAACAGAAACAGCTAAGGGAACATGTATTGCTGGTAGTATTGTTGAAACTCTTGATGCAATAGGATGTCTTGGTATCATATCTACTCACTTGCATGGGATATTTAGCTTGCCTCTTAATACAAAGAATACGGTGCATAAAGCAATGGGAACTGTATATGTTGACAGACAACCAAAACCAACCTGGAAATTGATGGACGGCATATGTAGAGAAAGCCTTGCATTTGAAACGGCTAAGAAGGAAGGAATTCCTGAAACAATAATTGAAAGAGCTGAAGGCCTGTACCATTCAGTTTATGCAAAGGAGGTGATTCGAGGAAAGATTGACCCAAAACTAGAAGAGTTCTGTTCCACAGGTTTTAATAATTTTGATAGGTCTCATCCTCAATCAAGTAGTGCTAGAGTTGAAGCTGTCGATGGGACAGGATCAGTGAACAATATGGAAGTCTTACAGAAGGAGGTTGAGAGTGCAATCACCTTGATTTGCCAAAAGAAGCTGATTGAGCTCGACAATAAGAAAACATCAGAACTTACTGATATACAGTGTGTTCCAATTCATGTCAGGGAACAGCCACCTCCATCAACCGTAGGTGCTTCATGTGTATATGTGATTTTCAGACCCGATAGGAAACTGTATGTTGGACAG ACGGATGATTTGGAGGGTCGGGTGCGCACACATCGTTCAAAGGAAGGAATGCAAAAGGcaaattttctttatttcacTGTCCCGGGGAAGAGCTTGGCTTGCCAATTAGAGACTCTTCTCATCAACCAGCTCCCTAATCAAGGCTTCCATCTCAGTAATGTGGCTGATGGTAAACATAGGAATTTTGGCACCTCCAACATTTCCTTGGAAGGTGTGACGGTTTGTCCATAA
- the LOC112195801 gene encoding deoxypodophyllotoxin synthase has protein sequence MGSMTLPKELPNINFSLQDLKPGSSSWASTCKQVRYALEEYGCFVALYQQVSPQLMDNIFGQSRDLFEVPLENKVKNTSEEPYRGYIGPNPLMPLYEGMAIDNVTSPQETQKFRDLMWPNGKTKFCEITDLFAKLLGDLENTVEKMMFESFGVPQEQYESLASSNSHLLRFLKYRTPEESDTVIRFPSHTDKNFTTIVVQHDVGGLEVQTKDGDWISVESAPSQFLFMAGDGLQVWSNDRVKACHHRVKHGGDKTRYSLGMFTFNNGVFQVPKELVDDSHPLLYNQFDSRGFIRFYTTEEAKKAKTPIKAYCGVKN, from the exons ATGGGTTCCATGACACTTCCCAAAGAGCTTCCCAACATCAATTTCTCCCTCCAAGACTTGAAGCCTGGCTCAAGCTCCTgggcttccacctgcaaacaaGTCCGCTATGCACTCGAAGAATACGGTTGCTTTGTGGCTCTGTACCAACAAGTTTCCCCACAGCTCATGGACAATATCTTTGGCCAATCCAGGGATTTGTTCGAAGTTCCCCTTGAAAACAAAGTCAAGAACACCAGCGAGGAGCCTTACCGTGGCTATATCGGACCAAACCCGCTCATGCCGCTCTATGAAGGCATGGCCATTGACAACGTCACATCCCCACAAGAAACTCAAAAGTTCAGGGACCTCATGTGGCCTAATGGAAAGACCAAATTCTG TGAAATCACAGATCTGTTTGCCAAGTTGCTCGGGGACTTGGAAAACACAGTGGAAAAAATGATGTTCGAAAGCTTTGGGGTACCCCAAGAGCAATATGAATCGTTGGCGAGTTCAAACAGTCATCTTCTTCGTTTTCTCAAGTACAGGACACCAGAAGAGAGCGACACAGTCATAAGGTTTCCGAGCCACACAGACAAGAACTTCACCACCATTGTTGTTCAGCATGATGTCGGTGGCCTTGAGGTTCAGACTAAGGATGGTGATTGGATTAGTGTCGAGTCTGCACCTTCTCAGTTCCTCTTCATGGCTGGTGATGGACTTCAG GTATGGAGCAATGACAGAGTGAAAGCTTGCCACCATCGAGTGAAGCACGGCGGGGACAAGACTCGATACTCACTGGGAATGTTTACGTTTAACAATGGAGTATTCCAAGTACCCAAAGAGCTAGTAGACGACAGCCACCCACTCCTCTACAACCAGTTCGACAGTCGTGGCTTCATAAGATTTTACACCACAGAAGAGGCCAAGAAGGCAAAGACACCCATCAAAGCCTATTGCGGTGTTAAAAACTAA